Part of the Mastacembelus armatus chromosome 6, fMasArm1.2, whole genome shotgun sequence genome, GAATTTTCTCTTTGGTTGAATAAATAGTTTAATAGTTAGGAGAATAATagattttaaaactgtgttggGTCAACACCATAGAGCTAAGCTGCCTTGTCTCATTTCATTAATGTGATCTGTCCTTTATGATGAGAGAATCTCGCACCAGAATCTGGTTTGCATTGGACACGTCATATATGTGATTTCTCCCCAGCGGGCTCATAAGTACCTGGTGAGCAAAGGACAATCCAGCTCTAACCTGAGGCTGTTTAAGAGTCAGCTGAACTTGATCTGGTTCCACCTttaccacagacagagaaacacgGGGTGAGATACTGAATTTATCAGATTCATCACTAAACCTGTGTGTACAGAAAGCAATCAGTGGCTTTACTGCAACTGTGCAAAACTATCACATTGTCCTTTTGgagtaatattttattttgtggggtatttttaaacaaaatcacTTCGCAGCCTGGATTCCAGTGGATTTGAGCATGTATTTGTTGGAGAGACCAGATCTGGACCAGAACTCATTGGTTTTCACAACTGGATCCAGTTCTACttgcaagaaaaaaacaggCACTTAGACTACAAAGGATACAAGGCCAGGGAGCATGACTTAGTAAGTGTAGCAGTCAGAACATCAAAAAATGTCTTTAGAATAAAATCTTTGTCCACGTGTGTCTAACTTTACTCCTGTTTTTGATAAATTGAGTTTGATGTGTTTCCGTCCACAGCCTGATCGAGACGACCACATTTTGAACCTCCAGTTCAGCTGGCATGGTGTGGTGAAGCCCGTTGGCAGCATCTTCATCGGGACCAGCCCTGAGTTTGAGATGGCAGTCTTCACCATTGTCTTCCTCatgagcagagagaggagcactACAGTGCTGGTCAACATTGACCAGTGTCAGATGGAGCTGGTGGTGGTCAGACGCGGACACTCGCTCGGTACAGGATATCCCAAACTGctgagcagcaacagcagacaTGTCGGGCAGCGCACACACTGACTTCTCCTCTGACACAAAGTGATGCTCACGGCTGTACTGGGGCAGGACTGTAGCGCAGTGAACAACACAAATGTCTCTACATGTCTCTATTTTTATCGGACCACTGTAACTTCATTATTAGCATGAATAACTTTCATTAACAATGTTatgttcaaatgtttgtttttttgtcttcaacaaataaaatgaccttTATTTGACTTTTGTACTGCCTTTAAATTTCTTCTTTGCAGCAATATAATTGCTTTAATTATGAGTATATGGAATACTCaacagcacggtggattagtggttagcactgttgcctcacagcaagaaggttcctggtttgaaacccatcaggggtctttctgtgtggagtctgcatgttctccctgtgcttgtgtgggttttctccaggtactctggtttcctcccacagtccaaaaacatgtatgtcaggttgattggtgactctaaattgcccataggagtgagtgtgagtgtgtgtggttgtgtgtctctatgtggccctgtgatggactggtgacctgtccagggtggacccctgcctttcacccaaagagagctgggataggctccagctgatccctgtgaccctggttaggaataagcgggtatagatgatggatggatggatggatggatggaaatgctCCATTACATTATAATGTTGTGCACAACTGGCAGTAAATGATTTCAGTGTTACTTGTAAAGAATCATCCCTTTAGGAGGGTTAAGTACATAGTAACAAATGAGCCTGATTTTAAAGTTGTAGGTGATCAGTGTGTACAAATGCACACCTGGCACCCATCTAACACTGAGGTTTTATGAAAGAAAATTACTAAAGGCTCACagatgaatgttttgttttacagtgatATGTGCTGTTGtcctaaacaaacaaaaaactaaaactaaaaccgGAACTGATACCTTTGTTCAGCCCGCACGGGGGCTTTACAGAGTAACACCCGAGAAGGACGCATGCTGCTGTAGCTTCCGACGCCTGTATGAACACAGAGTACGACAACCGTTTTCTGTATTTACTGTTGAGCGACAGAAACAGCGATGGAGGCGCTGGGAGCAGATTTTTGTGACATGTCTCCTCAGGAGCTGGCGGCTCCTGTCAGCGCTGTAGCGGTGAGTTTACAGGAAATAACGTTTCGCAGCAGGAGGGAAGAATAACAAAGCTCAGAAATGTAAACCACAGCTGCTGTGTTAGTTTGTTGATGTTTGTAGGTCACTGAGAGAGAATagtcttttttatgttttgtgtgtttgttaacAAGTCGTTTAAATCAGCTACAGCTGCAGAATCCAACGTGTTCAGGGCGAAATGCTGCTAAACAACAGACCGGGTGTTTATTTGTCGTCTTTCTTTGTGACAGGAAAAATGGAAACTATTACCGGCCTTCCTGAAGGTAAATAAACAATCCTGTATCT contains:
- the endouc gene encoding uridylate-specific endoribonuclease C, which encodes MLARFCGVLVLLAVFLTGLNALRPAVNQELSNIFNELWRLDVNRMKPGIDYNVSVQGRASFVSQGSHVVQDHALQPLFSNVNENRLKNITTFARFMKLLDNFERYTGVTEQVTTEELTEINLFLDAVLETEVMKRAHKYLVSKGQSSSNLRLFKSQLNLIWFHLYHRQRNTGLDSSGFEHVFVGETRSGPELIGFHNWIQFYLQEKNRHLDYKGYKAREHDLPDRDDHILNLQFSWHGVVKPVGSIFIGTSPEFEMAVFTIVFLMSRERSTTVLVNIDQCQMELVVVRRGHSLGTGYPKLLSSNSRHVGQRTH